In Rattus norvegicus strain BN/NHsdMcwi chromosome 1, GRCr8, whole genome shotgun sequence, a genomic segment contains:
- the Ppp1r3c gene encoding protein phosphatase 1 regulatory subunit 3C (The RefSeq protein has 1 substitution compared to this genomic sequence), with amino-acid sequence MSCTRMIHVLDPRPLTSSVMPVDMAMRICLAHSPPLKSFLGPYNGLQRRHFVNKPKPLKPCLSVKQEAKSQKEWKSPHSQAKKRVVFADSKGLSLTAIHVFSDLPEEPAWDLQFDLLDLNDISSSLKLHEEKNLVFDFPQPSSDYLSFRDRFQKNFVCLENCSLQDRTVTGTVKVKNVSFEKKVQVRITFDTWKTYTDVDCVYLKNVYGSSDSDTFSFAIDLPRVIPTEEKIEFCISYHANGRVFWDNNEAQNYRIVHVQWKPDGVQTQVAPKDCAFQQVPLKTELEPTVFGSPRLASGLFPEWQSWGRVENLASYR; translated from the exons ATGAGCTGCACCAG GATGATCCACGTGCTGGATCCACGACCTTTGACAAGTTCAGTCATGCCCGTGGACATGGCCATGAGGATTTGCTTGGCACATTCACCACCCCTGAAGAGTTTCCTGGGTCCTTACAATGGTCTTCAGCGAAGACATTTTGTGAATAAACCGAAGCCCTTGAAACCGTGTCTCAGCGTCAAGCAGGAAGCCAAATCACAGAAGGAATGGAAGAGCCCACACAGCCAAGCCAAGAAGCGGGTCGTGTTTGCTGACTCCAAGGGGCTCTCCCTCACTGCCATCCACGTCTTCTCAGACCTTCCAGAAGAACCCGCGTGGGACCTGCAGTTTGACCTCTTGGACCTTAACGACATCTCCTCCAGCTTAAAACTTCACGAGGAGAAAAATCTGGTTTTCGATTTCCCCCAGCCTTCAAGCGACTACTTAAGTTTCCGGGACCGCTTCCAGAAGAACTTTGTCTGCCTCGAGAACTGCTCTTTGCAAGATCGGACAGTGACTGGGACGGTCAAAGTAAAGAACGTGAGCTTCGAGAAGAAGGTTCAGGTCCGCATCACCTTTGACACCTGGAAAACCTACACCGACGTGGACTGTGTATACTTGAAGAACGTTTACGGCAGCTCAGACAGTGACACCTTCTCCTTTGCCATCGACTTGCCCCGCGTCATTCCAACTGAGGAGAAAATCGAGTTCTGCATTTCCTACCATGCTAACGGGAGGGTCTTCTGGGACAACAACGAGGCTCAGAACTATAGAATTGTCCATGTACAGTGGAAACCCGACGGAGTGCAGACTCAGGTGGCACCCAAAGACTGTGCATTCCAACAGGTGCCCCCTAAGACTGAGTTAGAACCCACGGTCTTTGGCAGTCCGAGGCTTGCTAGCGGCCTCTTCCCAGAGTGGCAGAGCTGGGGGAGAGTGGAGAACTTGGCCTCCTATCGATGA